Proteins from a single region of Streptomyces spectabilis:
- a CDS encoding GPW/gp25 family protein, protein MAEQFVGSGWAFPLRIGPTGGIALVSGEREIEEAIRLVLATAPGERPMRPEFGCAIHDLVFAPVNEQTAGRIQHEVQLSLDRWEPRVEVHSVEVSTGTDQSVLYIDVQYAIRGTNNPRSLVFPFYVIPSHEEPGAPETSGGPGGSPESDR, encoded by the coding sequence ATGGCCGAACAATTCGTCGGCTCCGGCTGGGCGTTCCCGCTGCGCATCGGTCCCACCGGCGGCATCGCCCTGGTCAGCGGGGAGCGCGAGATCGAGGAGGCCATCCGGCTCGTCCTGGCCACCGCGCCCGGCGAGCGGCCGATGCGCCCGGAGTTCGGCTGCGCCATCCACGACCTGGTGTTCGCCCCGGTCAACGAGCAGACCGCGGGCCGCATCCAGCACGAGGTGCAGCTGAGCCTGGACCGCTGGGAGCCCCGCGTCGAGGTGCACAGCGTGGAGGTCAGCACGGGCACCGACCAGAGCGTGCTCTACATCGACGTCCAGTACGCGATCCGCGGCACGAACAACCCGCGCAGCCTCGTCTTCCCCTTCTACGTCATCCCCTCCCACGAGGAGCCGGGGGCCCCGGAGACGTCCGGCGGCCCCGGTGGCTCCCCCGAAAGCGACCGCTGA
- a CDS encoding putative baseplate assembly protein, which translates to MPLHSPNLDDRRFQQFVDDAKRYIQQRAPEWTDHNVSDPGVTLVETVAHMADQIVYRLNRVPEKNHLAFLDLVGITLFPPTAARTDVTFWLSAPREETVAVPVGTEVTTLRTEHEDAVVFATERDLRVVPCALSRLVVQRRGEPVADRTADLAEGNDVLCFTEAPRPGDCLLFGLTSAVPHCAVALELDSRVDGVGVDPRQPPLVWEAWTADGWQPCAVHQDGTGGLNRPGDVVVHVPGGHVLSRNAGHEGGWLRCRVTEPLSDQPFYASSPTVRAAEACTVGGTTRVVHAETVYDEALGEATGLPGQRLRLAHAPVVGDDQPVLLQTAEHDGWQDWRVVPHFAESRPEDRHITLDAATGDIAFGPAVREPDGSLRQFGFVAPKGAVIRARRYRTGGGRSGNVARGAIRVLRTSIPYVTEVVNAEAARGGVDGETVEEAKVRAPITLRAQERAVTLRDYEELARRAAPETARITCLEGRVDDYGAHAVRVLVVPQAVPDPGGRLRFEQLVPGDALLERVTRHLDERRLIGTRLAVGPPYYQGITVVATVHAFRGVETDQVRRAAHDALYRHLDPLSGGADGRGWPFGRPVQAGEVFAVLQRVPGVELVDEVVLHPADPLTGKRGDATDRIDLERSALVFSFDHRVRVIGDTP; encoded by the coding sequence ATGCCCCTGCACTCCCCCAACCTCGACGACCGCCGCTTCCAGCAGTTCGTCGACGACGCCAAGCGCTACATCCAGCAGCGGGCCCCGGAGTGGACCGACCACAACGTCTCGGACCCCGGCGTCACCCTCGTCGAGACGGTCGCGCACATGGCCGACCAGATCGTGTACCGCCTCAACCGCGTGCCGGAGAAGAACCACCTGGCCTTCCTCGACCTGGTCGGCATCACGCTCTTCCCGCCGACCGCCGCGCGTACGGACGTCACGTTCTGGCTGTCGGCGCCCCGGGAGGAGACGGTGGCGGTGCCGGTCGGCACCGAGGTGACCACGCTGCGCACGGAGCACGAGGACGCGGTCGTCTTCGCCACCGAACGGGATCTGCGCGTCGTCCCCTGCGCCCTTTCACGCCTGGTGGTGCAGCGCCGCGGCGAGCCCGTCGCCGACCGGACCGCCGACCTCGCCGAGGGCAACGACGTGCTGTGCTTCACGGAGGCGCCGCGTCCGGGTGACTGTCTGCTGTTCGGTCTGACGTCGGCCGTCCCGCACTGCGCGGTCGCCCTCGAACTGGACAGCCGGGTCGACGGCGTCGGCGTCGACCCCCGCCAGCCGCCGCTCGTGTGGGAGGCCTGGACCGCGGACGGCTGGCAGCCGTGCGCGGTCCACCAGGACGGCACCGGCGGCCTCAACCGGCCCGGCGACGTCGTCGTACACGTGCCGGGCGGCCACGTCCTGTCCCGCAACGCGGGCCACGAGGGCGGCTGGCTGCGCTGCCGCGTCACCGAGCCCCTGTCCGACCAGCCGTTCTACGCCAGCTCGCCGACGGTGCGCGCCGCGGAGGCCTGCACGGTCGGCGGCACCACCCGTGTCGTGCACGCCGAGACGGTGTACGACGAGGCGCTCGGTGAGGCCACCGGCCTGCCCGGGCAGCGGCTGCGGCTCGCCCACGCGCCGGTCGTCGGCGACGACCAGCCGGTCCTCCTCCAGACCGCCGAGCACGACGGCTGGCAGGACTGGCGGGTGGTCCCGCACTTCGCCGAGTCGCGCCCGGAGGACCGGCACATCACCCTCGACGCGGCCACCGGCGACATCGCCTTCGGACCCGCGGTGCGCGAACCCGACGGCTCCTTGCGCCAGTTCGGCTTCGTCGCCCCCAAGGGAGCGGTCATCCGCGCCCGCCGCTACCGCACCGGCGGCGGCCGGTCCGGCAACGTGGCCCGCGGCGCGATCCGCGTCCTGCGCACCTCCATCCCGTACGTCACCGAGGTCGTGAACGCGGAGGCCGCGCGCGGCGGGGTCGACGGCGAGACGGTCGAGGAGGCCAAGGTGCGGGCACCGATCACGCTCCGCGCCCAGGAGCGCGCGGTGACGCTGCGCGACTACGAGGAACTCGCCCGTCGCGCCGCCCCGGAGACCGCCCGCATCACCTGCCTGGAGGGCAGGGTCGACGACTACGGCGCGCACGCGGTGCGCGTCCTCGTCGTGCCGCAGGCCGTGCCCGACCCCGGGGGGCGGCTCCGCTTCGAGCAACTCGTCCCCGGCGACGCCCTGTTGGAGCGCGTCACCCGCCACCTCGACGAGCGCCGCCTCATCGGCACCCGGCTCGCCGTGGGCCCGCCCTACTACCAGGGCATCACGGTGGTGGCCACCGTCCACGCGTTCCGCGGGGTGGAGACCGACCAGGTGCGACGCGCGGCGCACGACGCCCTCTACCGGCATCTCGACCCGCTCAGCGGCGGTGCGGACGGCCGCGGCTGGCCCTTCGGCCGCCCGGTCCAGGCGGGCGAGGTCTTCGCCGTGCTGCAACGGGTGCCCGGCGTCGAGCTGGTCGACGAGGTCGTCCTGCACCCTGCCGACCCGCTGACCGGCAAGCGCGGCGACGCCACCGACCGCATCGACCTGGAGCGGTCCGCCCTGGTGTTCTCCTTCGACCACCGCGTCCGCGTGATCGGGGACACCCCGTGA